The DNA window ATCCACTATACGCTAAAGATTGGAAACCAAATGCTGTTTTATAGTAGTGTGCTGCTTGTTTTGCATTACCTACATATAGTTCAACATAATCGGTTCCGTTAATTGGTAAAAAGTCTTGAGCTTTTTCAAATACTTTTTCTCCACTATAATCATAGTTTTGTGGGCCATGAGGAATCCCTGCGGGGTGCAAGGTGATTTGCCCTTTACCAATGTTGTTGCGACTCATAAAATCACCATCAACATAATATAGCAATTCATCCGAATCAATGTTGCTATGATGGTAAGGTGCAGGAATGGCATCCGGATGGTAATCATATAAACGGGGCACAAATGAACAAATAACAAACCCTCGGCCTTCAAAATTTTGGTGAATAGAGGAGGCATGTGAATGCGTCCAGTTATTGGTTCAAAATTAAAGATTGAAAATGCGTATGGATAACTGTAACCATCCCACCCAACAACATCAAAAGGATGTGTTTGATAGACATACGGATAAATCAATCCGCGTTTTTTTATGCGAACTGAAAATTCTCCCATTTCATCATGGGTTTCAAGGGAATGAGGTAATTTTAAATCGCGTTCACAAAATGGAGAATGTTCCAGCATTTGTCCGAATTCATTCCGATAACGTTTTGGGTTCTAACTTGGCCTGGGATTCAATTACTAATAATTTATTTTCGGGGGTGTCAAATTTCATTTGATATACGGTTCCTCTTGAATAACCAAATAATCCCCTATTCAAAATCAACAACACCATACATCGAATGTAATGTGCCGGAACCTTTATCAACAAAAATCAATTCATCTGAATCTGAATTTTTGTAAAAATACTGGTCATCGAAGCGGAGGGAGCAGCAATTCCAATGGCCATATCATCGTTTACAAAAAGTATCTTTCTACTTTTGATGTAATCACTCTGGTGCAACATCAAAACTTTGAAAACTCATAGCTCTCAAATTATCTTCAATGGCAATCTCGGTCGAACAGAATAGGGATACCCATTTCTTTCACCATTGTAGGAGGATTTAAATGGTAAACCAAAGAGGATGTCCCTGAAAACCCTTCAGTTCCAAAATAATTCCTCATGAAATAACTACCATCTTTTTGACGAAAAACAACATGTCGCTTTTTTGGAACATGTCCTATTGATTGATATACTGGCATAATTTATTTTTTTAGTGACATTTAAAATATTCGAATGGCTCTTTGCATTTTTCACATTTATACAATGCTTTGCAAGCTGTTGAACCAAACATGCTGATTAATTCTGTTTGTGCTGAATTGCAGTGTGGACATTTTACGAATTCATTTTTTCCGAAGGCATGTAATTTATTACAAGCAACGGATACCGGAGGGGCAATTCCATATTTGCGCATTTTTTCTTTCGCTGCATTGCTCATCCAATCAGTTGTCCATGCCGGTGCATACACCAATTTTACTTTTACATCAGCAACTCCTTTTCTTTTAGGTTCTGTTTGATATCCTCTTCAATCATTCCCATAGCTGGACAACCGGTATAAGCAGGTAATAATATCTTCCCAACCTTCTTCAGATAAAATTACATCTCTTAACATTCCCATTTCTTGGATACTCACTACAGGAATTTCCGGGTCTGGAATTGTGGAAAGAATATCGAAAAATATCTTCTTTTGTATAGACAGCTATTACCATTGTGCTGTTGGATATGCGCGTTGTAAATATTGCATTTCTGAAAGAATATGTCCAAGGTATTCGGTGTGAATACCTTTTCTACTGCCTGTTTGCATATAGTCTGACTCAGGAAGCACCAATGTCGCCTCTTCAATCACTTCTTTTATGTGATTCAACCATTGAGGTTTCAAGCTATCTAAATCAACAGCAATACCTTCTTTAATAAGTAGTTTATCTACTTCATTCATCTCAAATAATTCATCAGTAAACATCCAAACATCATTGATGGCACGTTGCATTTTTGTATGACTTACTTCTGTTCCTTCGCCTAATCTGCAGGTCCAATCGCTGGAATGTGCCAAATGATATCTCACTTCTTTTACGGCTTTAGCAGAAATTGCGGCAATAGTTTCATCTTTGCTCTTCATCAATTCTGTATATAAAAAAAACTCAAATGCCGAAACAATTAATTGGCGAGCAATCGTTGAAGCAAAATCTTTATCAGGTAATTCCATAATCAGATTGTTATAGAATGATCGCTCCCCACGTTTGTATGCTAAGTCATCTGCTGTTTTGTTTTTTCCTTCAACCTGTGCTGCATATCCTAAAATGCTTGAGCTCTCCCAATATGATCCAATGCCATATTTGTAAGTGCCAAGTCTTCTTCCAAGATGGGGCCTTTGCTACAAGTTCAGCCAAACGATGCCCAAGTACCAATGAGTTTGTCGCCTAGTCGCAAGGCATAATCGTAAAGTGCTTCTGGTTTTTCATGATTAAATATTTTTAGCGCCTTCGGCATTTCATAAAAAAGTTGATGTCTGTATACTTTATCATTTGAAGGTTCAAATAACATGTCTTCATCATTCGGATTGGATGCAATGATGCAATTGGAAGGCACCACCCAAATGCTGGTTCCTTCTCCTCTGCGTGTATAGATGTCACGCGCATTTTGGATGGCCATTTTTTTGTCGGATGCATGGATGCTTCCTGCGTGTGCATATCTGTTTCCAGATTTTGGTTGGATAAATACTTCCCAAAGATCAAGTTGTGTATCTGTTGCCATGGTTTTTAGAATTATGCGGTTGTTAAATTTTCTATATTAAGTTTTCTTTTTTTGTAAGCTTCTGCTGCTTCTCTTACCCAAGCACCTTCTTCATG is part of the Bacteroidota bacterium genome and encodes:
- the paaC gene encoding phenylacetate-CoA oxygenase subunit PaaC, which codes for MGSYWESSSILGYAAQVEGKNKTADDLAYKRGERSFYNNLIMELPDKDFASTIARQLIVSAFEFFLYTELMKSKDETIAAISAKAVKEVRYHLAHSSDWTCRLGEGTEVSHTKMQRAINDVWMFTDELFEMNEVDKLLIKEGIAVDLDSLKPQWLNHIKEVIEEATLVLPESDYMQTGSRKGIHTEYLGHILSEMQYLQRAYPTAQW
- the paaB gene encoding 1,2-phenylacetyl-CoA epoxidase subunit B → MATDTQLDLWEVFIQPKSGNRYAHAGSIHASDKKMAIQNARDIYTRRGEGTSIWVVPSNCIIASNPNDEDMLFEPSNDKVYRHQLFYEMPKALKIFNHEKPEALYDYALRLGDKLIGTWASFG